From the Bacteroidales bacterium genome, one window contains:
- a CDS encoding thioredoxin family protein — translation MAYTLQPGQKAPDFTLPATDGKTYSLRDFDQYRYLVVFFTCNHCPYVLGSDEITRQTAEKYAPYGVKFVGINANSANTYQEDDFPHMVERMERYEFPWVYLHDQSQKSAKDYGALRTPHFFVFNEKRELVYTGRGVDSPRDPSRMKVNDLDRALGELVAGKPVSIPVTNPIGCNIKWEGKDKHWMPEEACDLI, via the coding sequence ATGGCCTACACATTACAACCGGGGCAGAAAGCTCCCGACTTTACCCTTCCGGCAACTGACGGTAAAACCTATTCGCTCCGCGATTTCGACCAGTACAGGTATCTTGTGGTTTTTTTCACGTGCAATCACTGTCCGTATGTTCTGGGATCGGACGAGATAACCCGCCAGACTGCTGAAAAATATGCCCCGTACGGGGTGAAGTTTGTTGGCATCAATGCCAATAGTGCGAACACCTACCAGGAGGATGATTTTCCCCATATGGTGGAACGCATGGAACGGTATGAATTTCCCTGGGTTTACCTGCATGATCAAAGCCAGAAATCGGCCAAAGACTACGGAGCTTTGCGAACACCCCATTTCTTTGTTTTCAATGAAAAAAGGGAACTGGTGTATACCGGCCGCGGAGTGGATAGTCCGAGGGACCCGTCGAGAATGAAGGTGAACGACCTTGACCGGGCCCTGGGGGAGCTGGTAGCGGGTAAACCTGTTAGCATACCGGTTACCAATCCTATTGGATGCAATATCAAATGGGAGGGTAAGGATAAGCACTGGATGCCTGAAGAGGCCTGTGATCTGATCTGA
- a CDS encoding sugar phosphate isomerase/epimerase — protein MRLGAPVFGKYTSPGEWVSLVKKKGYKAAYCPVEPGAPAEVIRAYAEEAVKADIVIAETGAWSNPLSEDPETRAAAIKKCIDNLALAEEIGARCCVNISGSRGKQWDGPDPKNLTRETFDMIVDITRTIIDEVKPVRTYFTLEPMPWAYPDSPDSYLELIKAIDRRAFAVHLDVVNMINSPRRYFENTAFIGECFSKLGPYIKSIHAKDIILTSSLTTHLEERRPGNGYLNYAEFLTQASLLGDVPFMLEHLEKESDYDEAAAYVRSVARENNIPLLT, from the coding sequence CGGCTTATTGCCCGGTGGAGCCCGGTGCCCCGGCTGAGGTAATCCGCGCTTATGCCGAGGAAGCTGTCAAAGCGGATATTGTCATAGCAGAAACCGGGGCCTGGAGCAATCCTCTTTCGGAAGATCCGGAAACCCGGGCTGCGGCTATTAAGAAATGCATTGACAACCTGGCTCTGGCAGAAGAAATCGGAGCCCGCTGTTGCGTCAATATCAGCGGCTCCAGGGGAAAACAGTGGGATGGGCCTGATCCGAAAAACCTGACCCGCGAAACGTTTGACATGATTGTTGATATCACGCGCACCATTATTGATGAAGTGAAACCTGTACGCACTTATTTCACTCTTGAACCCATGCCCTGGGCCTATCCTGACTCTCCCGATTCCTATCTTGAATTGATCAAAGCTATTGACCGCCGGGCATTTGCCGTGCATCTTGACGTGGTGAACATGATCAACAGTCCGCGCCGCTATTTTGAGAATACGGCCTTCATCGGAGAATGCTTCTCAAAACTGGGGCCCTACATTAAGAGCATCCATGCCAAGGATATTATCCTTACATCGTCTCTTACAACCCATCTTGAAGAGCGTCGTCCGGGAAACGGATACCTTAATTATGCCGAATTCCTTACCCAGGCAAGTTTGCTGGGGGATGTCCCGTTTATGCTGGAACACCTCGAAAAAGAAAGTGACTATGATGAAGCAGCGGCTTATGTGCGCTCGGTGGCCAGGGAAAATAATATTCCGTTACTCACCTGA